CGCGGGCGAGTTCGACTGGGACAGCACCTTCTCCGCCGTACTGCCCGGCTACCGGGCCCTGGCCGCGCAGGTCTGAGCACCCCCTCGCCGCAGCAACACCCTCACCGCAGCAACATTCTCACCGCAGCAACACCTTCACCGGAGCAACACCGACACGACACCCGCAGGTGGTACCCCCGACCGATTCGCGGCCGACAGTCCCGGGGTGTGACGACCATCGAGATGGTGCCGGGCACGTACCCGGGAACTGCGTCTGCCGGTGGCTACCGGCTGGGCCTGGCCGCTGTTCGCAGCGATGTGCTGGCCGTGTGCGAACTGCGGGACCAGGTGTTCCGCATCGAAGGGGGAGCGCGGACCCCCGGCCCCGAGGGTTTCGACATCGACGACTTCGACGACATCTGCGACCACCTGGTGGTCTGGTGGTCGCCGGACGGCATCCGGCCCGAGATCCCGGTGGCCACCTACCGTCTGCTGCCACCGGGGCAGAACCACCGGCGCCCGCGGCACGCCGGCCTGTACGGGTCCGGGGAGTTCGACCTGCGCCCGCTGGACGGGTTGCTGGAGTGGACGGTCGAGGCCGGCCGGGCCTGTGTCCACCCGGATCACCGCAGTGCCACGGCGATCTCGCTGCTCTGGCGGGGGATCGCCCGGTACATGGCCGGTGCCGGCCACCGGTACCTGCTGGGCTGCGCCTCCTTCCACGTCGAGGACGGCGGGCGGGCGGCCGCGGCGTTCGCCGACCTGGCCGCCCTCGGCCACCGGGCGCCGACCGCGCTGCACTGCACACCGCGCCGGCCGTTCCCGATGGCCGGGATCCCGGCCGCCTCCCGCGCCGAGGTGCCACCGCTGGTGCGCGGGTACCTGCGGCTGGGCGCCCAGGTGTGCGGCGCGCCGGCCTGGGACGAGGACTTCGGCACGGCCGACTTCCTGATGCTGCTGGATCTCCAGCAGACCGACCAGCGCTACCTGCGGCGCTTCCTGGGGCCGATCCGTTGACCCGCACCGCGTCCCGGCCGGCACCGCCGTGCCGGCGTGCCGCGTGCACGGCCGACTGCGCCGGCCACCCCGGCGCGACGGTCGGCCCGGTCACCCGGGCCCGCCGCTGGTGCGCGCTCGCGGTGGCGCTGGCGGTCGGGCTCACCTGGCTCGGTCTGGTGCTCGCCGTCCCGGGGCCGGGGCGCATCCGCCGGACCGCGCGGGCCCGCACCCGCGGATCCCGCTGGGTGCTGCGTGCCCTCGGCGTGCGCCGGGAGGTCACCGGCGCGCCCCGCAGCGGGCCGTCGCTGGTCGTCGGCAACCATCTGTCGTTCCTCGACATCCTGGCCTTGTCGGCCGGTGCGCCGATGTTGATGGTCGCCAAATCGGAGGTGGCCGGCTGGCCGGTCATCGGCTGGGCGGCGCGCAGCAGCGGCAGCATCTTCCTGCGCCGGGACAGCCTGCACGACCTGCCGCGCACCGTCGATGACATCACTGCGGCCCTGCGCTCCGGCCACCGGGTGCAGGTCTTCCCGGAGGGCACCACCCGCTGCGGCACCGCCCTGGATCCCTTCCGCCGGGCCGCTTTCCAGGCCGCGATCGATGCCGCGGTGGTGGTCAGCCCGGTGACGGTGCGCTACCGGGATGCGAGCGGGGCGTCCACCGCGGCGGCGTTCGTCGGCGACGAGTCGCTGCTGCGGTGCCTGCGCCGGGTGGTGGCCAGCCGCGAGCTGGTCGCCGAGATCCACTGGCTGGTACCGGTGCCGGCCATTGCGGGCACCGGCCGGCGGGCGGTGGACCGACGCACGGTCACCACGCTGGTGGAGTCGGCCGTCGCCCGGGATCTCGGGATCCCGGTGCTGCACCGGGATGTCGCCCGGCGCGGACGACCGGGACTACGCGTCCTGCCCGGCGCACCGCGCGCAGCGGCCGCGGTAGATGACCTCCGCCGCCTCGACGACGAAGCCGCCGGCCTCGCCGCCGGGTGACGGCGGCGGTACCGGGAGGGCGGGGACGTCGAAGATGGCGCCGCACCCGGTGCAGACCAGGTGGTGGTGCTCGGTGTGCACGTTCGGGTCGTACCGGGTGATGCGGTCGCCGACGCTGACCGCGAGCAGCTCGCCCGCGTCCACCAGCTCGCCCAGGGTGTTGTACACGGTCGCCCGGCTGATGTCCGGCAGCACGGCGACGGCCTGCTCCAGCACGTCGTCGGCGGTCAGATGCACGTGCTGCGACGCGCTCACGTCGAACAGTGCACTGATCACCCGGCGCTGCGGGGTCATCCGCCAGCCACGGGTGGTCAGCCGCTCGGTCAGGGTGGGCACGGGTCCAGGATAGGTGACCGGTCCGGGGACACCCGGCACAATCCACGGGTGACCACCACCCGGCCGCCCGTGAGGGACAGCGCGCAGCGGTTCTTCCTCGACCGTGGGCTGCCGCTGGTGCTGACACCGCGGGTGCGGGCGTACCGGATCGTGCGCCGCAGCAGCTCGTTCGTCGCCGCGCTGGCGGTGCTGGAACTGGTCGCGATCCTGATGTTCGGGATCTTTGACGTGCCCGACGAGGAGTACGACCGCCGACTGGGCTCGTCCGGCTGGCTGACCCTGCTCTGGATCCTCATCGGCGCCTCGGTGGTGGTGCCGCCGCTGGTCGGCGCGCTGGTCGCCCGGATGACCCGGGGCCCGGCCGGTGGCTGGGTGGCGCCGGTGGTGGTGGTCACCATGGCGGTGCTGGTGCCGGTCGTCGGGTCGCTGGTGGTGGACGGGGAGGTCGGCGCCGATCTGCTGCCGGTGATCGGCCTGCACCTGCTCGCCGACGTCCTGGTGGTGCTGATGAACTACCTCGGCGCCGGGTCGGTGCTCTGGTGGGCGGCCCGCTTCGCCTGGCGGCAGCTCGGCGCGCTGGGCACCATGGGCGGCCGGGCACTGCCGCTGGTGATGCTGACCGTGGTGGTGTTCTTCACCGGCGAGCTCTGGCAGTGGGCGGCCACCGCGGACCGGGCGGTCGTCTGGCGGACGACCGCCTTCCTGGCCGCCATCGCCCTGGCCTTCATGATCACCCAGCTGCGCGACGAGCTGCGTGGGATCCGCCGCCGGCTGCGCACCGAGGGCGAGGCCGAGCGGATCCTGGTCCGCACCCCGATGGCGTCCATGCCGGTGCCACCCACCCGCCCGCCGATGTTGTTCCGGGAGAAGGTCAACGTGCTCGGCGTGCTGCTGGTGGCGCAGGCCATCCAGGTGGTGCTGTTCACGGTGGTGGTGCTGGTGCTCTTCGTCGTACTGGGCGCGATCATGCTGCCGACCGCGATCGTGGAGACCTGGTCCGGCGCGACGGCGGCCCCGGGCACCTGGTTCGGGTTGCGGCTGCCGGTGCCGAACTCGCTGGTCCACATGGCGTTGTTCATCGCTGTGCTGTCGGGCCTGTACTTCACCGTGCACAGCAGCACCGATGCCCAGTACCGCGCCCAGTTCTTCGTCCCGCTGATCGACGACGTCGCGGTCAGCCTCGCCGCCCGTGACGTCTACCTGACCAGCTGGCGCAGCTCCCCGCCGGGTTGAGCCTGGAGTGTCCGCCGCGCATGTCGAAGGGCGCCCGCGGAGCGCCTACCCTGGGAGGGCCATGACCTATCTCGACCACGCCGCCACCACCCCGGTCCTGCCGGAGGTGGTCGCCGCTGTCGCCGAGGCCATGTCGACCTGCGGCAACGCCTCGTCCCTGCACTCCTCGGGGCGGGCCGCCCGGCGGCGGGTGGAGGAGGCCCGGGAGTCGATCGCCCGGGACCTCGGCGCCCGGCCCAGCGAGGTGGTCTTCACCTCCGGCGGGACCGAGTCGGACAACCTGGCGGTCGCCGGTATCCACCGGGCGCGCCGGGCTGCCGACCCGCGCCGGACCCGGCTGCTGCTGGCCGCCGTCGAGCACCACGCGGTGCTGGACGTCGCGGAGCAGCTGGAGCGCGCCGGGGAGGCCCGGATCGGCTGGCTCGAGGTGGACGACTACGGCCGGGTGCACGCCGACACCCTCGCCGCCGCGATCGCCGAGAACCCGGACGACGTCTCGCTGGTCAGCGTCATGTGGGCGAACAACGAGGTCGGCACCGTCAACCCGATCCGCGAGCTGGCCGGAGTGGCCCACCGGCACGGCATCCCGCTGCACACCGACGCGGTGCAGGCGCTGGGTCAGCTGCCGGTCGACTTCGGTCGCAGCGGCGCCGACGCGCTGACCGTCACCGCGCACAAGATCGGTGGCCCGACCGGGGTCGGCGCGCTGCTGCTGCGTCGGGAGCAGGCCGTCGCGCCGCTGCTCTTCGGCGGCGGCCAGGAGCGCGGGATCCGCTCCGGCACACTCGATGTCGCCGGCATCACCGGCTTCGCCGTGGCCGTCCGGGACGCGGTGGCGCACCAGCCGCAGCGGGCGGCCCTGCTGGCGGCCCTGCGTGACGACCTGATCCACCGGGCCTCGACCGCGGTGGCCGGTGTCGCGCTCTCCGGTGATCCCGGACTCGGCCTGGTCGACGGGGCACCGTCCCGGCTGCCGGGCAACGCCCACCTGCGGTTCACCGGTTGCGAGGCGGACTCGCTGCTGATGCTGCTCGACGCCCGCGGGATCGAGTGCTCGACCGGCTCGGCCTGCACCGCCGGGGTGGCCCGCCCGTCCCACGTGCTGCTGGCGATGGGGCTGGAGGAGGACAGGGCCCGTGGGGCCCTGCGCTTCTCGCTCGGGCACACCTCGACGCAGGCCGATGTGGACGCGGTCATCGACGCGCTGCCGGCGGTGGTCGAGCGCGCCCGGGCGGCGGGCGCGCTGATCCGCCGATGAAGGTGCTGGCCGCGATGAGCGGCGGGGTGGACTCGGCGGTGGCCGCCGCACTGGCGGTGGAGGCCGGGCACGAGGTGACCGGCGTGCACATGGCGCTGTCCCGGCAGCCCGGCACGCTGCGCACCGGCTCCCGCGGCTGCTGCACGATCGAGGACGCCCATGACGCCCGCCGGGTCGCCGATCATCTCGGCATCCCCTTCTACGTCTGGGATTTCAGCGCGGAGTTCGCTGAGGACGTGGTGGCCGACTTCCTCTCCGAGTACGCCGCCGGCCGCACCCCGAACCCGTGCCTGCGGTGCAACGAGAAGATCAAGTTCGCCGCGCTGCTGGACCGGGCGATCGCCCTCGGCTTCGACGCGGTCGCCACCGGGCACCACGTCCGGCTGGTCGACGGGGTGCTGCACCGCTCGGTCGACGCCGCCAAGGACCAGTCCTACGTGCTGGCCGTGCTCACCCGGGAGCAGTTGGCGCACACCATGTTCCCGCTCGGCGAGCTGACCAAGGAGCGGGTGCGGGAGCTGGCCGCGGAGCGCGGCTTCGCGGTGGCCGGCAAGAAGGACTCGTACGACATCTGCTTCATCCCGGAGGGCGACACCCGCGGCTACCTGCGCGAGAAACTGGGCGAGCGGCCGGGTGTCGTGGTCGACGCCGCATCCGGCGAGGAGCTGGCCCGGCACGACGCGTTCTACGGCTACACCATCGGCCAGCGCAAGGGTCTGGGCCTCGGCCGGCCGGCCGCCGACGGGAAGCCACGGTTCGTGCTCGGCATCGAACCGGTCTCC
This region of Nakamurella alba genomic DNA includes:
- a CDS encoding lysophospholipid acyltransferase family protein — encoded protein: MTRTASRPAPPCRRAACTADCAGHPGATVGPVTRARRWCALAVALAVGLTWLGLVLAVPGPGRIRRTARARTRGSRWVLRALGVRREVTGAPRSGPSLVVGNHLSFLDILALSAGAPMLMVAKSEVAGWPVIGWAARSSGSIFLRRDSLHDLPRTVDDITAALRSGHRVQVFPEGTTRCGTALDPFRRAAFQAAIDAAVVVSPVTVRYRDASGASTAAAFVGDESLLRCLRRVVASRELVAEIHWLVPVPAIAGTGRRAVDRRTVTTLVESAVARDLGIPVLHRDVARRGRPGLRVLPGAPRAAAAVDDLRRLDDEAAGLAAG
- a CDS encoding GNAT family N-acetyltransferase, whose translation is MVPGTYPGTASAGGYRLGLAAVRSDVLAVCELRDQVFRIEGGARTPGPEGFDIDDFDDICDHLVVWWSPDGIRPEIPVATYRLLPPGQNHRRPRHAGLYGSGEFDLRPLDGLLEWTVEAGRACVHPDHRSATAISLLWRGIARYMAGAGHRYLLGCASFHVEDGGRAAAAFADLAALGHRAPTALHCTPRRPFPMAGIPAASRAEVPPLVRGYLRLGAQVCGAPAWDEDFGTADFLMLLDLQQTDQRYLRRFLGPIR
- the mnmA gene encoding tRNA 2-thiouridine(34) synthase MnmA is translated as MKVLAAMSGGVDSAVAAALAVEAGHEVTGVHMALSRQPGTLRTGSRGCCTIEDAHDARRVADHLGIPFYVWDFSAEFAEDVVADFLSEYAAGRTPNPCLRCNEKIKFAALLDRAIALGFDAVATGHHVRLVDGVLHRSVDAAKDQSYVLAVLTREQLAHTMFPLGELTKERVRELAAERGFAVAGKKDSYDICFIPEGDTRGYLREKLGERPGVVVDAASGEELARHDAFYGYTIGQRKGLGLGRPAADGKPRFVLGIEPVSGTVTVGPVDGLDVDSLTGERIVFSTGAAPEFPLRTVAQLRAHGATVPAVADLVDGRLQVRLDAKMRGIAPGQTVVLYDPQDRYVIGAATIVRAA
- a CDS encoding cysteine desulfurase family protein, producing the protein MTYLDHAATTPVLPEVVAAVAEAMSTCGNASSLHSSGRAARRRVEEARESIARDLGARPSEVVFTSGGTESDNLAVAGIHRARRAADPRRTRLLLAAVEHHAVLDVAEQLERAGEARIGWLEVDDYGRVHADTLAAAIAENPDDVSLVSVMWANNEVGTVNPIRELAGVAHRHGIPLHTDAVQALGQLPVDFGRSGADALTVTAHKIGGPTGVGALLLRREQAVAPLLFGGGQERGIRSGTLDVAGITGFAVAVRDAVAHQPQRAALLAALRDDLIHRASTAVAGVALSGDPGLGLVDGAPSRLPGNAHLRFTGCEADSLLMLLDARGIECSTGSACTAGVARPSHVLLAMGLEEDRARGALRFSLGHTSTQADVDAVIDALPAVVERARAAGALIRR
- a CDS encoding Fur family transcriptional regulator, whose translation is MPTLTERLTTRGWRMTPQRRVISALFDVSASQHVHLTADDVLEQAVAVLPDISRATVYNTLGELVDAGELLAVSVGDRITRYDPNVHTEHHHLVCTGCGAIFDVPALPVPPPSPGGEAGGFVVEAAEVIYRGRCARCAGQDA